The following are encoded together in the Hyalangium minutum genome:
- a CDS encoding FAD-dependent oxidoreductase yields the protein MRFPPLPLNLESRRAQVFPVLDARDRERMQRFGEVRRFREGACLAAAGRPSPGLLVIAQGRVALSRRDGLGHSVPIVEEGPGQFLGEVALLSGRPALVDAHAVGEVEALVIPPHRLRALFVAEADLGERIMRALILRRVSLIQTGAGGPVLVGPPECAGRVRLEGFLSRNGHPYLVLDPARDAQAVSLLARYSPRAEELPLAVCPDGSVLKNPSESTIARVLGLLSEVAFETLYDVAVVGAGPAGLATAVYAASEGLRVLVLDQRAFGGQAGASSRIENYLGFPTGITGQALTARAFVQAQKFGAEMAIPAEVASLRCEASGAPLTLELTDGRKVSARTVVVASGARYRRPALANLGQFESRGVFYWASPIEARMCEGEEVVLVGGGNSAGQAAVFLVGHARRVRVLVRGQALAESMSSYLIERMAASPHIELLMETEVTGLEGSKERGLQRVRWRHRPSGREEEHDVRHLFLFIGADPATEWLTGCGVALDAKGFVRTGAELREEPPQAATWEATGRTPFTYETSLPGVFAIGDVRSGSVKRVGTAIGEGSAVVAQLHAYLASTAEVESRRNPASARGTSLAEGESDHVRM from the coding sequence ATGAGGTTCCCTCCCCTGCCCCTGAACCTTGAGTCGCGCCGCGCTCAGGTGTTCCCCGTCCTGGACGCCCGGGACCGCGAGCGCATGCAGCGCTTCGGTGAGGTCCGGCGCTTCAGGGAGGGTGCGTGCCTGGCTGCGGCGGGGCGGCCGAGCCCCGGGCTGCTCGTCATCGCCCAGGGCCGCGTAGCCCTGTCCCGGCGCGATGGCTTGGGGCACAGCGTTCCCATCGTGGAGGAGGGCCCGGGACAGTTCCTCGGCGAGGTGGCCCTGCTGTCCGGACGCCCCGCGCTCGTCGACGCTCACGCGGTGGGCGAAGTGGAGGCGCTGGTCATCCCTCCGCACCGTCTGCGCGCGCTGTTCGTGGCGGAGGCGGACCTCGGCGAGCGCATCATGCGCGCCCTCATCCTGCGTCGCGTGAGCCTGATCCAGACGGGTGCGGGCGGGCCCGTCCTGGTGGGCCCTCCCGAGTGCGCGGGCAGGGTACGTCTGGAGGGCTTCCTCTCGCGCAATGGCCACCCGTACCTCGTGCTGGACCCGGCGCGGGACGCACAGGCGGTCTCACTGCTCGCGCGCTATTCGCCGCGCGCGGAAGAGCTCCCGCTCGCGGTGTGCCCCGACGGCTCGGTCCTGAAGAACCCCTCGGAGAGCACCATTGCCCGGGTGCTGGGTCTGCTCTCGGAAGTGGCCTTCGAGACGCTCTATGACGTCGCCGTAGTGGGCGCGGGTCCCGCGGGGCTCGCCACCGCCGTGTACGCGGCCTCCGAGGGACTCCGGGTGCTCGTCCTGGACCAGCGGGCCTTCGGGGGGCAGGCGGGCGCGAGCTCGCGCATCGAGAACTATCTGGGATTCCCCACGGGCATCACCGGTCAGGCGCTCACCGCGCGCGCCTTCGTGCAAGCGCAGAAGTTCGGCGCGGAGATGGCTATCCCGGCAGAGGTCGCCTCGCTTCGCTGCGAGGCCTCCGGCGCGCCGCTCACCCTCGAGCTGACCGATGGGCGGAAGGTGAGCGCACGGACCGTGGTCGTGGCCAGCGGAGCACGCTACCGCCGTCCTGCGCTCGCGAACCTCGGCCAGTTCGAGAGCCGCGGGGTCTTCTACTGGGCCAGCCCCATCGAGGCGCGCATGTGTGAGGGCGAGGAGGTCGTGCTCGTGGGTGGTGGCAACTCCGCGGGCCAGGCAGCTGTGTTCCTCGTGGGCCATGCACGCCGGGTGCGCGTGCTCGTGCGCGGCCAGGCGCTCGCCGAGAGTATGTCCAGCTACCTGATCGAGCGCATGGCCGCTTCCCCTCATATCGAGCTGCTGATGGAGACAGAGGTGACGGGGCTGGAGGGCTCGAAGGAGCGCGGCTTGCAGAGGGTGCGCTGGCGTCACCGGCCCAGCGGACGCGAGGAGGAGCACGACGTGCGCCACCTCTTCCTCTTCATCGGGGCGGATCCGGCCACGGAGTGGCTCACGGGCTGCGGGGTGGCGCTGGACGCGAAGGGCTTCGTGCGCACGGGCGCGGAACTCCGAGAGGAGCCGCCCCAGGCGGCCACCTGGGAGGCCACCGGGCGAACGCCGTTCACGTACGAGACAAGCCTGCCCGGCGTGTTCGCCATCGGCGACGTTCGCTCGGGCTCCGTCAAGCGCGTGGGCACAGCGATTGGCGAGGGCTCGGCCGTGGTGGCGCAATTGCACGCCTACCTGGCCTCCACCGCCGAGGTTGAATCCCGGCGAAACCCGGCCTCCGCCCGAGGCACCTCACTGGCAGAAGGAGAGAGCGATCATGTACGCATGTGA
- a CDS encoding UBP-type zinc finger domain-containing protein, producing MYACDHLANAATRQSGVVPSSEGCQECLESGDEWVHLRLCLSCGHVGCCDDSKNKHATKHYRATQHPVIRSFEPDEEWGYCYPDEAFAERLPARHEETAPVHGEAP from the coding sequence ATGTACGCATGTGATCATCTGGCCAATGCAGCGACGAGACAATCGGGGGTTGTCCCAAGCAGCGAGGGCTGCCAGGAATGTCTCGAGTCCGGAGACGAGTGGGTCCACCTGCGGCTGTGCCTGTCTTGCGGTCATGTGGGTTGCTGCGATGACTCGAAGAACAAGCACGCGACGAAGCACTATCGAGCGACGCAACACCCGGTCATCCGCTCCTTCGAGCCCGACGAGGAGTGGGGGTATTGCTACCCAGACGAGGCTTTCGCCGAGAGGCTACCGGCCCGGCATGAGGAGACTGCACCGGTCCATGGCGAAGCGCCCTGA
- a CDS encoding carboxypeptidase regulatory-like domain-containing protein, translated as MKFSDGSIAAGVTVYARAQSSILAYRTTTDAAGMYSLQVVPDTYSVGVELAFHNFTGSQLLMPSQSFSTPTTLNLTTQDILLNGRVVNSSGQPVANVHLWGSALQNNNSLNELSPLSGADGRFQVRILPDTYSSMLLEPPSGGPYLVTPLPNQTFSANTTKDFVLGDAISLSGQVKFSDGSIAAGVTVYARTPSGSFTYRATTDAAGMYSLQFIPGTYSVGVEFTSPGFTGTTLLFSSQSFSTPTTLNLTANDIQLKGRVVNSSGQPVANVRLRGSVYRGNGWNELSPLTGADGRFQVRMFPGTYSSMQLEPPTGGPYLVTPLPNQTFSGNTTQDFVLGNVISLSGQVKFSDGSSAAGVTVYAKGSSSSTTMYKATTDAAGMYLLQFVPGTYSVGVEFTSPGFTGSQTLLFSQPFSTSTPLSLTVNDIQLNGRVVDSSGQPVANVHLRGAVYQGLGWNDLSPLSGADGRFQVRMLPGTYSSMQLDPGSNLAYLMTPLPIQTFSASLSQEFVIGDHNECLVNNGGCSVNAACTNLPGSRTCACNSGYTGDGISCVEIPATLTVTAPNGGEQWAPGSVQNITWTSSAVSQVDLRYSLDNGATWTLIAANVPASAGSYAWLLPASTSSRTLVRIADAQDGNPVDTSNAPFAVTSGRVILNELLANEPGSATAGEFVELVNVGSTEMDLSGWVLWDATAARHTFASGTVLAPGKALVVFGASSGIPSGVSNAVGATTGGLSLGNTGDTVTVKNAAGIVIDTFTYSSALAAADGVSMNRSPDAAVGGSFVLHNVLSPLTASAGKRADGSTF; from the coding sequence GTGAAGTTCTCCGATGGCAGCATTGCGGCGGGAGTGACCGTTTATGCGAGGGCGCAATCGAGCATCCTCGCGTATCGGACCACCACGGATGCAGCCGGTATGTACTCGCTGCAGGTCGTCCCTGACACTTACAGCGTCGGCGTCGAGTTGGCCTTCCACAACTTCACGGGCAGCCAGCTCCTGATGCCCTCTCAGTCCTTCAGCACCCCCACCACGCTCAATCTGACGACCCAGGACATTCTGCTCAACGGACGGGTCGTCAACAGCAGCGGTCAGCCGGTGGCCAACGTGCACCTGTGGGGCTCGGCGCTGCAAAACAATAACAGCTTGAATGAGCTGTCTCCCCTGTCTGGAGCCGACGGCCGCTTCCAGGTGCGCATTCTTCCAGACACCTACTCCTCAATGCTGTTGGAGCCTCCCTCGGGTGGCCCCTACCTCGTCACTCCTCTGCCAAATCAGACGTTCTCGGCCAACACCACGAAGGACTTCGTCCTGGGCGATGCCATCAGCCTCTCCGGGCAAGTGAAGTTCTCTGATGGCAGCATTGCGGCGGGTGTGACCGTTTATGCCAGAACACCCTCGGGCAGCTTCACGTATCGGGCTACCACGGATGCAGCCGGTATGTACTCGCTGCAGTTCATCCCTGGCACTTACAGCGTCGGCGTCGAGTTCACCTCACCCGGGTTCACGGGCACGACGCTCCTGTTCTCCTCCCAGTCCTTCAGCACCCCCACCACGCTCAATCTGACCGCCAATGACATCCAGCTCAAGGGCCGGGTCGTCAACAGCAGCGGCCAGCCGGTGGCCAACGTGCGTCTGCGGGGCTCGGTGTATCGCGGCAACGGCTGGAATGAGCTGTCTCCCCTGACTGGAGCCGACGGCCGCTTCCAGGTACGCATGTTTCCGGGCACCTACTCCTCAATGCAACTGGAGCCTCCCACGGGTGGCCCCTACCTCGTCACGCCTTTGCCGAATCAGACGTTCTCAGGCAACACCACGCAGGACTTCGTCCTGGGCAATGTCATCAGCCTCTCCGGTCAAGTGAAGTTCTCCGATGGCAGCAGCGCGGCGGGAGTGACCGTTTATGCCAAGGGCTCCTCGAGCAGCACCACCATGTATAAGGCCACCACGGATGCAGCCGGTATGTACTTGCTGCAGTTCGTCCCTGGCACCTACAGCGTCGGCGTCGAGTTCACCTCGCCCGGCTTCACGGGCTCGCAGACCCTGCTGTTCTCCCAGCCCTTCAGCACCTCCACCCCACTGAGCCTGACGGTCAATGACATCCAGCTCAATGGCCGGGTCGTCGACAGCAGTGGCCAGCCGGTGGCCAACGTGCACCTGCGGGGCGCGGTGTATCAAGGCCTCGGCTGGAATGATCTGTCTCCCCTGTCTGGAGCCGACGGCCGCTTCCAGGTACGCATGCTTCCAGGCACCTACTCCTCGATGCAGCTCGATCCGGGGTCCAACCTCGCGTACCTGATGACGCCGCTGCCGATCCAGACGTTCTCCGCATCCCTCAGCCAGGAGTTTGTCATTGGCGACCACAACGAGTGCTTGGTGAACAACGGCGGGTGCAGCGTGAACGCCGCCTGCACGAACCTCCCCGGCTCGCGCACGTGCGCCTGCAACTCCGGCTACACGGGTGATGGCATCAGCTGCGTGGAGATTCCCGCGACGCTGACCGTCACCGCCCCCAACGGTGGCGAGCAGTGGGCCCCGGGCTCCGTCCAGAACATCACCTGGACGTCCTCCGCGGTGAGCCAGGTGGACCTCCGGTATTCGCTCGACAACGGCGCCACCTGGACGCTCATCGCCGCCAACGTGCCGGCCTCCGCGGGCTCTTATGCCTGGCTGCTGCCTGCCTCGACTTCCTCGCGTACCCTCGTGCGCATCGCGGACGCCCAGGACGGCAACCCCGTGGATACCAGCAACGCCCCGTTCGCTGTGACCTCCGGGCGTGTCATCCTCAATGAGCTCCTCGCCAACGAGCCCGGCTCGGCCACCGCTGGCGAGTTCGTCGAGCTGGTCAACGTGGGCAGCACTGAAATGGATCTCAGCGGCTGGGTCCTCTGGGATGCCACGGCGGCGCGCCACACGTTTGCTTCCGGCACCGTGCTGGCTCCGGGCAAGGCCTTGGTGGTGTTCGGTGCGAGCTCCGGTATTCCGTCGGGTGTGTCCAATGCCGTGGGCGCCACCACCGGTGGCCTCAGCCTGGGCAACACCGGCGACACTGTCACCGTGAAGAACGCCGCTGGCATCGTCATCGACACCTTCACCTATTCCAGCGCATTGGCCGCGGCCGATGGCGTGTCGATGAACCGCAGCCCGGATGCCGCTGTGGGGGGCAGCTTCGTGCTGCACAACGTGCTCTCGCCGCTCACGGCCTCGGCCGGCAAGCGCGCGGACGGATCCACCTTCTAA
- a CDS encoding flavin monoamine oxidase family protein: MSLNNELPENPMQAATGTRLGIWAALLLVVPAGCVSATASTAPTSRALLSRPPAVADCEKTTGYDAIIVGAGFSGLTASKELRRGGRDNVLILEATDRIGGRASTLKKGPPIDLGGAWIHGVTINPLTPLADALGFERVTSVLDGPIYLDNGKEVTVLSGAQAQQYSQEEEAFYQRLLVSSLIQLGLKECRDTAAMRQAPRDPDREEICQHMEKVANDQVSHYLPQDSDFRHLFEGNIGPLESAVETSQNSTVDAVAFEAGDDDLIKQGMGNLIEAFGKEEPVCLNSPVTKITYTDDGVVVDVKNGKRYQARKALVTVSIGVLQAKKIQFEPPLPPSKLAAIEGLPMGNMQKVIIDFKDQPDFMGDTLPNSWVLYQAPDNSVMAFVIRPLGKNIAIGFYGGERAKQYEQQCASISGDKPLPPERQPCDEAAVQHAKAALVRMYHSNASTAAGASAPLDIGQAVDKADIYLTRWSLEPWVLGAYSAAMPGAWPLREKLGESICSYQPSSQQEPAEEGCTKRLYFGGEATGRPMYNGSFAGAHEAGLRTAREMLHALEEEDRATAPANVGSAEAGRGK; the protein is encoded by the coding sequence ATGAGCCTGAACAATGAACTGCCAGAGAATCCGATGCAGGCAGCGACAGGGACCCGTTTGGGGATCTGGGCTGCGCTGCTGCTCGTGGTGCCTGCAGGGTGCGTGAGCGCTACCGCCTCCACCGCTCCCACTTCCCGAGCGCTGCTCTCCCGTCCCCCTGCCGTGGCTGATTGCGAGAAGACCACGGGCTATGACGCCATCATCGTCGGTGCTGGCTTCAGCGGGCTCACGGCCTCCAAGGAGCTTCGGCGCGGCGGCCGCGACAACGTCCTCATCCTCGAGGCCACTGACCGCATCGGCGGCCGGGCCAGCACCCTGAAGAAGGGGCCTCCCATCGATCTGGGCGGCGCCTGGATTCACGGGGTGACGATCAATCCCCTCACCCCCCTGGCGGACGCCCTGGGCTTCGAGCGCGTCACCAGCGTTCTCGATGGCCCCATCTACCTCGACAATGGCAAAGAGGTGACTGTTCTCTCGGGCGCCCAGGCCCAGCAGTACAGCCAGGAGGAGGAGGCCTTCTACCAGCGCCTCCTGGTGTCCAGCCTCATTCAGCTGGGCTTGAAGGAGTGCCGTGACACGGCCGCCATGCGTCAGGCTCCCAGGGATCCGGATCGCGAGGAGATCTGTCAGCACATGGAGAAGGTCGCCAACGACCAAGTCTCCCACTACCTGCCTCAGGATTCCGACTTCCGCCACTTGTTCGAGGGCAACATCGGACCCCTGGAGAGCGCGGTGGAGACCTCGCAGAACTCCACCGTGGACGCCGTCGCCTTCGAGGCCGGAGACGATGACCTCATCAAGCAGGGCATGGGCAACCTCATCGAGGCCTTTGGAAAGGAAGAGCCTGTTTGCCTGAACTCCCCCGTGACGAAGATCACCTACACCGATGACGGCGTCGTCGTCGACGTGAAGAACGGCAAGCGCTATCAGGCGCGCAAGGCGCTGGTGACGGTGTCCATTGGCGTCCTTCAGGCGAAGAAGATCCAGTTCGAGCCGCCGCTGCCGCCCAGCAAGTTGGCGGCCATCGAAGGTCTGCCCATGGGCAACATGCAGAAGGTCATCATCGACTTCAAGGACCAGCCTGACTTCATGGGCGACACGCTCCCCAACTCGTGGGTCCTCTACCAGGCGCCCGATAACTCCGTGATGGCGTTCGTCATCCGGCCGCTCGGCAAGAACATCGCCATTGGCTTCTATGGCGGCGAGCGGGCGAAGCAGTATGAGCAGCAGTGCGCGAGCATCTCGGGCGACAAGCCCCTGCCCCCGGAGCGCCAGCCCTGCGACGAGGCGGCTGTCCAGCATGCCAAGGCGGCCCTGGTGCGGATGTATCACTCGAATGCCAGCACAGCGGCCGGGGCCTCGGCGCCCCTCGACATCGGCCAGGCCGTGGACAAGGCGGACATCTACCTCACGCGGTGGAGCCTGGAGCCCTGGGTGCTCGGGGCCTACTCCGCGGCCATGCCCGGTGCCTGGCCCCTGCGTGAGAAACTGGGCGAGTCCATCTGCTCCTATCAACCCTCCTCACAGCAGGAGCCGGCGGAAGAGGGGTGCACCAAGCGGCTGTACTTCGGAGGCGAGGCCACAGGGCGGCCCATGTACAACGGTTCGTTCGCCGGGGCCCACGAGGCAGGGCTGCGCACCGCGCGTGAGATGCTTCACGCCCTGGAGGAGGAAGACCGCGCCACTGCGCCCGCAAACGTGGGCAGCGCCGAAGCCGGAAGAGGTAAATGA
- a CDS encoding Ig-like domain-containing protein, protein MHCGSSRLLPSWLFVVLWSVACGGDPAPGNQPPTLMGPTTQTAQVNSGAPVALTLRATDQDGDALTYTWTQMPASPAGTFTDASSATPTWTSPWVTSPQRFALKVSVSDGKGGTVSGTLNVDVAPPVPQNRPPTVAASITGPSTLLAGDTGTFSLTASDPDGDPLTWSWTQWAPATQGTFVGSTTLSSAQWFSPVLSTQTSFTLSVTVTDGQNPGVTRTVTVPVSVPHYTDVQRTWEAVPCTSCHGSSGGVNLRSGASYGNLVNVNATACDLKRVVPGDPNNSALVLKMEGNACGPRMPSNNQAYFDDNPGMVVQVRSWILAGASNN, encoded by the coding sequence ATGCACTGTGGCTCGTCCCGGCTTCTTCCCTCCTGGCTGTTCGTCGTGCTGTGGAGCGTTGCCTGTGGCGGTGACCCCGCCCCTGGCAACCAGCCCCCGACCCTCATGGGCCCCACCACGCAGACGGCGCAGGTGAACTCTGGCGCCCCGGTGGCCCTCACCCTGCGGGCCACGGATCAGGACGGGGATGCGCTCACCTATACCTGGACCCAGATGCCCGCCTCTCCAGCAGGCACCTTCACCGATGCCTCCAGCGCCACGCCGACCTGGACTTCTCCCTGGGTGACGAGCCCCCAGCGTTTCGCGCTGAAGGTGAGCGTGTCCGACGGCAAGGGCGGCACCGTCAGCGGCACGCTCAACGTGGACGTGGCCCCACCCGTTCCCCAGAACCGGCCGCCCACCGTGGCCGCCAGCATCACCGGCCCCAGCACACTCCTGGCGGGCGACACGGGCACCTTCTCCCTCACCGCGAGCGATCCGGATGGCGATCCCCTCACCTGGTCGTGGACCCAGTGGGCTCCGGCCACGCAGGGAACCTTCGTGGGTTCCACCACCCTCTCGAGCGCCCAGTGGTTCTCGCCCGTGCTGAGCACGCAGACCTCCTTCACCCTCTCGGTGACCGTCACCGATGGCCAGAACCCCGGGGTGACCCGCACCGTCACCGTGCCCGTCTCCGTCCCCCACTACACCGACGTCCAGAGAACCTGGGAAGCGGTGCCCTGCACCAGCTGCCACGGCTCGAGCGGGGGCGTGAATCTCCGGTCCGGTGCCAGCTACGGCAACCTGGTCAATGTCAACGCCACCGCGTGTGACCTCAAGCGGGTGGTGCCCGGGGATCCGAACAACTCGGCGCTCGTCCTCAAGATGGAAGGCAATGCCTGCGGACCCCGCATGCCCTCGAACAACCAAGCCTATTTCGATGACAACCCTGGCATGGTGGTCCAGGTGCGTTCGTGGATCCTCGCGGGAGCCTCCAACAACTAA
- a CDS encoding response regulator, translated as MSRTVLILEDDADIRAALSALLDDAGMTVAAAAHGLAGLELLERIDTPCLIFLDWLMPVMSGREFLECLRASPRTCTVPVVVMTAGESEPPPGIAAFLRKPFGISQVHELLARYCDRGHGESPWTDA; from the coding sequence ATGAGCCGGACCGTTTTGATCCTGGAGGACGACGCGGACATTCGCGCGGCCCTGTCCGCACTGCTCGACGATGCGGGCATGACCGTGGCTGCCGCTGCCCATGGCCTGGCGGGGCTTGAGCTGCTGGAGCGGATCGACACACCGTGCCTGATCTTTCTCGATTGGTTGATGCCGGTCATGTCAGGCCGGGAGTTCCTCGAGTGCCTGCGCGCGAGTCCGAGGACGTGCACCGTGCCCGTGGTGGTGATGACGGCAGGCGAGAGCGAGCCTCCGCCCGGCATCGCGGCATTCCTCCGCAAGCCCTTTGGCATTTCCCAAGTGCACGAACTCCTGGCGCGTTACTGCGACCGAGGGCACGGCGAGTCCCCGTGGACTGACGCCTAG
- a CDS encoding VOC family protein, giving the protein MAKITGIGGVFFKSRSDHKALSAWYQRHLGIALEEWGGAIIRWPEDKAEDKGLTVWNVAEKDSRWFSPSESSFMINYRVDDLDALIRQLKEGGVEILKGPESHENGKFAWLMDPDGNKVELWEPMLWDEKNKRP; this is encoded by the coding sequence ATGGCGAAAATCACGGGAATCGGCGGGGTGTTCTTCAAGTCGAGGAGCGATCACAAGGCGCTCTCCGCTTGGTACCAGCGCCACTTGGGGATCGCGCTCGAAGAGTGGGGCGGCGCGATCATCAGGTGGCCCGAGGACAAGGCTGAGGACAAGGGGCTCACCGTCTGGAACGTGGCGGAGAAGGACAGCCGCTGGTTCAGCCCGAGCGAGTCGAGCTTCATGATCAACTACCGGGTGGATGATCTCGACGCGCTGATCCGGCAGTTGAAAGAAGGTGGCGTGGAGATCCTCAAGGGACCGGAGTCGCACGAGAACGGCAAGTTCGCCTGGCTCATGGATCCCGACGGCAACAAGGTGGAGCTCTGGGAGCCGATGCTCTGGGATGAGAAGAACAAGCGGCCTTAG
- a CDS encoding DUF6310 domain-containing protein: MPRRTCSAPLLLLLLSACTTMDPSPGEFEAPSPRLANLQRAALYPWTDGGQCVVREASNEWPILAERCFYALERDRMRFRDVTKKCAVAQADAAAPAVVALCIFAAPEIVVGAVIVVGAVVAAAAIQEGIDAYQRNASRERAKPKTQTRPAKEPVAQKEPKPKGLGPDVLPPIPSDPTERPESRPVPVPHAGGNDPHNDCADLIPQNNFPGWDVLVNGKQFDALVLVTRTLWDVKTDNFDIHSPRSQDFLARVKLPELQREKRLAEECGYNFAIGVRSQAHKDVLFKLDPTLTVVVMNWC; encoded by the coding sequence ATGCCTCGCCGAACTTGTAGCGCCCCCCTGCTCCTGCTCCTGCTCTCAGCCTGCACAACGATGGATCCGAGCCCGGGAGAGTTTGAGGCCCCGAGCCCGAGACTCGCCAATCTTCAGCGTGCGGCGCTGTACCCCTGGACGGATGGTGGGCAGTGCGTCGTGCGCGAAGCCTCCAACGAATGGCCTATCCTGGCGGAGAGATGCTTTTACGCTCTAGAGCGCGACAGGATGAGGTTTCGGGATGTGACAAAGAAATGCGCCGTCGCCCAAGCAGATGCAGCGGCTCCCGCAGTCGTCGCCCTCTGTATCTTTGCCGCGCCCGAGATCGTCGTCGGTGCAGTGATTGTTGTTGGCGCGGTAGTGGCGGCAGCCGCCATCCAAGAGGGGATTGATGCTTATCAGCGGAACGCATCCCGCGAGCGCGCGAAGCCCAAGACTCAGACACGGCCCGCGAAGGAACCCGTGGCGCAGAAAGAGCCGAAGCCGAAGGGCTTGGGGCCGGATGTGCTCCCGCCCATACCATCCGATCCCACCGAGCGCCCGGAAAGCAGGCCCGTTCCGGTTCCGCACGCGGGCGGCAATGACCCGCACAACGACTGCGCCGACCTCATTCCGCAGAACAACTTCCCCGGATGGGATGTGCTTGTTAATGGCAAACAATTCGACGCGCTAGTGCTTGTTACGCGGACGCTATGGGATGTTAAGACCGACAATTTTGACATCCACTCGCCTCGGTCTCAGGACTTTCTTGCCAGGGTGAAGCTGCCAGAGCTTCAGCGTGAGAAGAGACTCGCTGAAGAGTGTGGGTATAACTTTGCCATTGGCGTACGGAGCCAAGCTCACAAAGACGTGTTGTTTAAGCTAGACCCGACCCTCACTGTTGTCGTCATGAATTGGTGCTGA
- a CDS encoding DUF5953 family protein — MAALQASLTLNVYAPALADDDKRPLAIVHGMERALPDVRLGWTMSEKEKLIALPHRDEWVATNRIDGGFPFLCNDDDNRVVTLTGWENPNGLAAEGPPHLQVYGRLPLDAGGIAAAVDVLEAIGDSSRAFWGHTSPEGVMRDIADQLGPKMYGRTEPPRGLPALKLPRNIPAQEIPHYLGWLNYWSAAAAMAIGFPDPARDAELLMRAHRTPSGGWVVQLTDAPLDLDDPAHLDALKRAYERFPVIGGRDSP; from the coding sequence ATGGCAGCCTTGCAAGCATCCCTCACCCTGAACGTCTACGCGCCTGCGCTCGCAGACGACGACAAGCGCCCTCTCGCCATTGTCCATGGAATGGAGCGAGCCCTGCCCGACGTTCGCCTTGGGTGGACGATGTCGGAAAAGGAAAAGCTCATCGCATTGCCCCACCGTGATGAGTGGGTTGCAACCAACAGGATAGACGGCGGATTTCCCTTTCTTTGCAATGACGATGACAATCGCGTTGTGACACTAACCGGCTGGGAGAACCCAAACGGCCTTGCCGCAGAAGGCCCACCGCACCTGCAAGTCTATGGGAGGCTCCCACTGGACGCAGGCGGCATCGCAGCGGCTGTGGATGTGTTAGAGGCTATAGGAGACAGTTCTCGCGCGTTCTGGGGGCATACATCGCCCGAGGGAGTAATGCGAGACATTGCAGACCAGCTTGGCCCGAAAATGTATGGACGGACAGAACCGCCACGGGGGCTGCCTGCGCTCAAGCTCCCACGGAACATCCCCGCGCAAGAGATCCCGCATTATCTCGGGTGGCTGAACTATTGGTCTGCCGCTGCCGCGATGGCCATCGGGTTCCCGGACCCGGCCCGCGACGCCGAGCTGCTCATGCGAGCGCATCGCACGCCGTCGGGCGGGTGGGTCGTGCAGCTCACCGATGCTCCGCTCGACCTCGACGACCCCGCCCACCTGGACGCGCTCAAACGGGCCTACGAGCGCTTCCCGGTGATCGGCGGGCGCGACTCTCCGTGA
- a CDS encoding DUF2381 family protein, with the protein MIVPVRLALLLALLLGAATRAEAAPSRTKRDRPVAVTVNPAEPLPEIHVAPDVPTVLLFPADIQKKTITVEQSRIRVVDTGARSIIVQAAPDYRADEQQELEVFFADGGAPARAAFVLVMDPAEVDTRIDVKRPEPPNAACPAETQRAEPRPEDFVLLGYVDASGVPTTTFDGAPDEAQGLKSQPGVSYRGHGWVLMDVTIRNLPGLPPWTPRDATLTGKGGVTLRARLVAAPKGEIAPGERARVLVVVDTLPPSAGLVFTLEVRGVDGRSVVIPRVTLPTAALEGKR; encoded by the coding sequence TTGATCGTACCCGTCAGATTGGCCCTTCTGCTCGCTCTCTTGCTGGGGGCTGCCACGCGAGCCGAAGCCGCGCCGAGCCGCACGAAGCGAGATCGGCCCGTCGCCGTCACCGTCAACCCTGCCGAGCCACTACCCGAGATCCACGTCGCGCCTGACGTGCCCACGGTCCTGCTCTTTCCCGCCGACATCCAGAAGAAGACCATCACGGTAGAGCAGTCGCGAATCCGGGTGGTGGACACGGGGGCGCGCTCAATCATCGTGCAGGCTGCTCCCGACTACCGGGCCGACGAGCAGCAAGAACTCGAGGTTTTCTTCGCGGACGGCGGGGCGCCAGCACGGGCCGCGTTCGTGCTCGTCATGGACCCCGCCGAAGTGGACACGCGGATCGACGTGAAGCGGCCCGAGCCGCCGAACGCGGCTTGTCCGGCCGAAACGCAGCGCGCTGAGCCTCGACCGGAGGACTTCGTCTTGCTGGGCTACGTGGACGCATCCGGCGTGCCCACAACTACGTTCGACGGCGCCCCAGATGAGGCGCAAGGGCTCAAGTCTCAACCGGGCGTGTCCTATCGCGGTCATGGTTGGGTGCTGATGGATGTGACGATTCGCAACCTGCCCGGTCTGCCACCGTGGACGCCTCGCGATGCGACGTTGACGGGCAAGGGGGGAGTCACACTGCGGGCGCGGCTTGTGGCGGCACCGAAGGGAGAGATCGCTCCGGGGGAACGTGCGCGGGTGCTCGTGGTGGTAGACACGCTGCCTCCGAGCGCAGGACTTGTCTTTACGTTGGAGGTGCGCGGGGTAGATGGCCGAAGCGTTGTGATTCCACGAGTGACACTTCCGACCGCCGCTCTGGAGGGCAAGCGATGA